In the genome of Kluyveromyces marxianus DMKU3-1042 DNA, complete genome, chromosome 1, one region contains:
- the ARL1 gene encoding Arf family GTPase ARL1 → MGNFFSSMFDRLWGVDKELRILILGLDGAGKTTILYRLQIGEVITTKPTIGFNVETLNYKNLKLNVWDLGGQTSIRPYWRCYYANTAAVIFVVDSTDKDRMNIASKELHLMLQEEELQDSALLVFANKQDQPGALSASEVSKELNLAELKDRSWSIVASSAIKGEGITEGLDWLIDVIKEEQM, encoded by the coding sequence ATGGGTAACTTTTTCAGTTCTATGTTCGATAGACTATGGGGTGTGGATAAAGAGTTGCGTATACTTATTTTGGGTCTCGATGGTGCTGGTAAAACTACCATATTGTACCGTTTGCAGATAGGAGAGGTGATAACGACAAAGCCAACAATTGGTTTTAACGTGGAGACCTTAAATTACAAAAATTTAAAGCTAAACGTCTGGGATCTTGGTGGACAGACTTCTATTAGACCTTACTGGCGTTGCTACTACGCAAACACAGCAGCAgttatttttgttgttgattcAACAGACAAAGATCGTATGAATATAGCTTCAAAGGAATTGCACTTAATGctacaagaagaagagctaCAAGATTCAGCACTACTTGTTTTTGCAAACAAACAAGATCAGCCGGGGGCACTGAGCGCTTCTGAAGTTTCAAAGGAATTGAATTTGGCCGAACTAAAAGATAGAAGTTGGAGTATAGTTGCTTCCAGCGCTATCAAGGGTGAGGGTATTACCGAAGGTTTAGATTGGTTGATTGATGTTATAAAGGAGGAGCAGATGTAA
- the CQD1 gene encoding Cqd1p (mitochondrial) produces MKFYYSAFRSRVNTRFIFSRTFKYSPLILLPPVVSLSMQWYKDPLLNNWQPLSPDGKGDTFEMKLYLSSQKQLEEDAKQQREKSIRSGILPSMFKKVLYQINDTIIEPIRIFVRFLELSAIFIPLLLVYPISWLGHHKRIQMNPDRVIQEKSGSLLWYKLLRKALELAGPTFIKLGQWAGSRTDIFSEGLCAELGELHSNARPHSLEYTKKAIVSSLEDKYQFDEIFDEFNETPVGCGAIAQVYVGKLSERIIKDYNTGTENRYFAVKVVHPGVPKKIDRDLRIMYFFSNVIDSLPTMEWLSLPNEVEQFSILMKLQLDLRIECKNLEKFNTNFKSNPRIRFPVGSMGLSSRYVLFEEYIHGFPMEEFLAVKDGLKRVDLCKKVSNPFIEAFLKMLILDDFIHADLHPGNVMIRFMKLNEYETEVVSSESQMFRIVNKLKTLAKTHDPEFIPELKRVLEDYEPQICLIDTGLVTELNDRNRVNFIALFNALARFDGYHAGELMIERSRTPETAIDKDLFALKVERLVSNVKKQTFTLGTVSIGQLLDKMLSMVRQHHVRMEGDFVSVIVAILLLEGIGRQLDPEMDLFARFVFFVLINGFQSP; encoded by the coding sequence atgaaatttTATTACAGTGCCTTCCGATCTAGGGTGAATACCAGATTCATATTCTCCAGAACCTTTAAGTATTCAcctttgattcttttacCTCCGGTCGTATCTCTTTCCATGCAATGGTACAAAGATCCTCTACTTAATAACTGGCAACCACTTTCGCCCGACGGAAAGGGCGATACATTTGAGATGAAACTCTATCTGTCATCCCAAAAGCAACTCGAGGAAGATGCCAAGCAACAGCGTGAAAAATCAATCCGCTCTGGAATACTTCCTAGCATGTTCAAAAAAGTACTATATCAAATTAATGATACCATAATAGAGCCAATTCGTATTTTTGTTCGTTTCTTAGAACTCTCTGCTATCTTTATACCGTTACTTCTAGTTTATCCAATCTCATGGTTAGGGCATCATAAGAGGATACAGATGAATCCAGACCGAGtaattcaagaaaagtcAGGATCTTTACTATGGTATAAACTACTACGGAAAGCATTGGAATTGGCAGGACCAACTTTCATCAAATTAGGACAATGGGCAGGGTCTCGTACGGATATTTTCTCTGAAGGATTATGTGCAGAATTGGGTGAACTACATAGTAATGCTCGTCCGCATTCTTTAGAATACACCAAGAAAGCCATTGTTAGTTCTTTAGAAGATAAGTACcaatttgatgaaatatttgatgaatttaACGAAACACCGGTTGGTTGTGGGGCAATAGCACAGGTTTATGTTGGGAAACTCTCTGAACGTATTATAAAAGACTATAATACTGGTACTGAAAATAGGTATTTTGCAGTTAAAGTTGTGCATCCTGGTGTTCCAAAAAAGATAGATAGGGACTTGAGAATCAtgtactttttttccaatgtAATTGATTCACTGCCGACCATGGAATGGCTTTCACTTCCAaatgaagttgaacaattctctatattgatgaaattgcAACTTGACTTAAGAATAGAATGCAAAAACTTGGAGAAGTTCAACACGAATTTTAAAAGTAATCCAAGGATTAGATTTCCAGTAGGTTCCATGGGGTTGTCTTCAAGATATGTTCTCTTCGAAGAATATATTCATGGTTTTCCAATGGAAGAATTCTTAGCTGTAAAAGACGGTCTAAAAAGGGTTGATCTCTGTAAAAAGGTTAGTAATCCCTTCATTGAAGcttttttgaaaatgttgATTCTTGACGATTTTATTCATGCCGACCTTCATCCCGGAAATGTTATGATTAGGTTTATGAAATTAAATGAATACGAAACGGAAGTTGTTTCCAGTGAATCGCAAATGTTCCGTATTGTTAATAAACTAAAAACTCTGGCCAAAACCCATGACCCTGAGTTCATTCCAGAATTAAAACGAGTCTTGGAAGATTATGAACCGCAAATCTGTTTGATTGATACAGGCCTTGTCACAGAGTTGAATGATCGTAATAGGGTAAACTTTATTGCGCTTTTCAATGCATTGGCTAGATTTGACGGGTACCATGCTGGTGAGTTAATGATCGAACGATCACGCACACCAGAAACCGCAATAGATAAGGATTTATTTGCGTTAAAAGTGGAACGGTTGGTCAGTAACgtcaagaaacaaacattTACCTTGGGGACAGTTTCGATTGGACAGCTTTTGGATAAAATGCTAAGTATGGTTAGACAACATCACGTCAGAATGGAAGGCGATTTTGTATCGGTGATTGTGGCTATTCTATTGCTCGAAGGAATTGGTAGACAGCTAGATCCTGAAATGGATCTTTTTGCAAGGTTCgtattttttgttttaattaATGGATTTCAATCACCCTAG